From Syngnathus typhle isolate RoL2023-S1 ecotype Sweden linkage group LG13, RoL_Styp_1.0, whole genome shotgun sequence, a single genomic window includes:
- the LOC133165854 gene encoding leucine rich adaptor protein 1-like produces MTDFPDLKELENKVGRKTPENLILWMRNAADSQDVEIEHQNCILSDSFANKLSNLKQEMKWMRSADVRILRQLVAVHEGLEYMRWLMMEWSILAGRDSSLTGSLSSLVTVEEGARSLTPCRCSVRGETMEKIHLTYPEDLPDTFSQESSGHSPHNDSDHSHQNSCVEMSSQEFSPSTNCFVENDFQESEPQDSEAHSPQELEVGAGPNKEVNESSQETKQQSHNSIREEDEKMAVVLFGYDAQWCWIESQDDVMFL; encoded by the exons ATGACAGACTTTCCAGATTTGAAGGAGCTGGAAAATAAAGTTGGCCGGAAAACACCAGAAAATCTTATACTTTGGATGAGGAATGCTGCCGACTCACAAGATGTGGAGATAGAGCATCAAAACTGCATACTCAGTGATTCTTTTGCCAACAAATTGAGCAACCTTAAGCAAGAGATG AAGTGGATGCGCTCTGCGGATGTGAGGATTCTACGCCAGCTGGTTGCTGTGCACGAGGGCCTCGAGTATATGCGTTGGCTCATGATGGAGTGGAGTATCTTGGCCGGTCGTGACAGCAGCCTGACAGGAAGTCTAAGCAGCTTGGTGACAGTTGAGGAGGGTGCACGTTCACTAACTCCATGCAGGTGCAGTGTTAGGGGGGAGACAATGGAGAAAATACATTTGACGTACCCTGAGGATTTGCCTGATACCTTTAGTCAAGAATCATCAGGTCATTCACCGCACAATGACAGTGACCATTCACATCAAAATAGCTGTGTTGAAATGTCAAGCCAAGAGTTCAGCCCATCCACAAACTGTTTTGTTGAGAACGACTTCCAAGAGTCAGAACCCCAGGACTCAGAAGCTCACTCTCCACAGGAACTAGAAGTGGGCGCTGGCCCCAATAAAGAAGTGAATGAAAGCTCGCAAGAGACAAAGCAACAAAGCCACAACAGCATAAGAGAAGAGGATGAAAAGATGGCTGTAGTTTTGTTTGGGTATGATGCTCAATGGTGCTGGATAGAGTCACAAGATGACGTGATGTTTTTGTGA
- the pgap6 gene encoding post-GPI attachment to proteins factor 6 isoform X2: MTSRIDILNQEVERRKERLPIDDVMYQTGNMAFYFVLFFVLTKAAFGNDEVTFVSELSSKPAQRLSMYGSYGSVRLQRFHIPEDTAIACWFLTVTKGHGFHCREKNVTIYIRQGAPPVINPIGTEFPDVTLWNASRSFIVPVTSLSSASFNLSDPTPGDWFIVSHLPEDDGRIEQKGLPSCSYFLEPQLSIRRAVDTPIIQTGSKLRQTAARDKPTRLKLYVPQFSSSVSMIVDNCSSAEETVNCTLALSIGSNSLLYDAARVKCAGRRCSVFLNNPPWDTWLRVVVESIQDNQTVTFDIQSSYPVECKPESVGLAAGLPGLDINSNSSSASNSSVALESVLFSSQMGSLLLLPSACVWNIPVLYEETDIFSLRFSPVVGPNVSVRATQPTLLTYPLPAHATGGTLNLQLTLNTMNVTLENGSTVVACFTPESPVLQLNNSLRCRTGYGMNVSTGFPKSVIRLPFPLLATWYLTIQLMCDSDCGNVSVVSVNPEVFVTGCVEDCGTFGECRLFRSSNYLYAACVCKTGWRGWGCTDDSEALSLTRQVAATLLLTLSNLSFLPAIVFAVKRFYITEASVYLFTMFFSTFYHACDQPGIAALCIMSYNTLQYCDFLGSVCSIWVTFLCMARFRNTVKYTLFLFGTLLIAMSLQLDRRGLWNLLGPILTAILITAAVWVHRGVKRGQCYPPSWQRWVFYFLPGLLCAVIGISLYVFAETEDNYFYTHSIWHILVASCVVFFLPPRERTAVNWTMGWSSDWNWTCSWTPRICGYTLCSKDECHTVT, from the exons ATGACGTCACGTATTGACATTCTGAACCAGGAAGTGGAGCGCAGGAAAGAGCGTTTACCAATCGACGATGTAATGTATCAGACGGGAAATATGGCATTTTATTTTGTCCTCTTCTTCGTCCTTACAAAGGCGGCATTTGGAAATG ATGAGGTGACATTCGTATCAGAGCTTTCGTCCAAACCAGCTCAGAGGTTGTCCATGTATGGCTCGTATGGTAGCGTAAGGTTGCAAAGGTTTCACATACCAGAGGACACCGCCATAGCCTGCTGGTTCCTAACAGTAACCAAGGGCCACGGCTTTCACTGCAGAGAGAAGAATGTCACCAT CTATATTCGGCAGGGTGCACCTCCAGTAATAAACCCTATTGGCACTGAGTTTCCAGACGTGACACTGTGGAACGCCTCTCGCTCCTTCATTGTCCCAGTGACTTCGCTTAGCTCAGCAAGCTTTAACCTCTCTGATCCTACACCCGGGGACTGGTTTATTGTCAGCCACTTGCCTGAAGATGATGGGCGCATTGAACAGAAG ggctTGCCATCGTGTTCCTACTTTTTAGAGCCTCAGCTCTCCATCAGGAGGGCAGTTGACACACCCATTATACAGACGGGAAGTAAACTCAGACAGACGGCCGCCCGTGATAAACCCACACGCCTAAA GTTGTATGTCCCACAGTTTTCTTCATCTGTTTCCATGATTGTGGACAATTGTTCCTCAGCAGAGGAAACTGTAAATTGCACTCTGGCCCTCAGCATCGGCTCAAACTCTCTACTATATGATGCAGCAAGAGTGAAATGCGCTGGGCGTAGGTGTTCTGTGTTTCTCAATAACCCACCTTGGGACACCTGGTTACGTGTTGTCGTGGAGAGTATTCAAGACAACCAAACAGTGACTTTCGACATTCAATCAAGCTACCCAG TGGAGTGCAAGCCAGAAAGCGTAGGTCTTGCAGCCGGTCTTCCAGGTCTCGATATCAACAGCAACTCCTCATCGGCGAGCAACAGCTCCGTGGCTTTAGAGAGTGTTCTCTTCAGCAGTCAGATGGGATCGCTCCTTCTGTTGCCTTCTGCGTGTGTATGGAACATTCCGGTGCTCTATGAAGAGACGGATATTTTCTCACTCCGATTCTCTCCGGTGGTTGGACCCAACGTCAGCGTCAGAGCGACACAGCCCACACTGCTTACATACCCTCTGCCTGCGCATGCCACCGGCGGGACACTCAACCTGCAGCTCACACTCAACACT ATGAATGTAACACTGGAGAACGGCAGCACCGTGGTGGCCTGCTTCACTCCCGAATCACCAGTCCTTCAACTCAACAACTCGCTACGATGCCGCACAG GATACGGAATGAATGTGAGCACCGGTTTTCCCAAATCTGTCATCCGGCTCCCTTTTCCTCTGTTAGCAACATGGTACCTCACGATTCAACTCATGTGTGACAG TGACTGTGGCAATGTGTCTGTTGTGTCCGTGAACCCGGAGGTTTTTGTCACTGGCTGCGTGGAGGACTGTGGCACGTTTGGGGAATGTCGACTCTTCAGGTCTTCCAACTACTTGTATGCGGCCTGTGTGTGTAAGACTG gtTGGAGGGGTTGGGGCTGCACCGACGACTCAGAAGCTCTGTCGTTGACCCGCCAAGTGGCAGCCACTCTGCTGCTCACGCTCAGTAACCTCAGCTTCCTGCCAGCAATCGTGTTTGCCGTCAAACGCTTCTACATCACGGAGGCATCTGTTTACCTCTTCACTATGTTCTTCTCTACG TTCTACCATGCCTGTGACCAGCCCGGTATAGCCGCGTTGTGCATAATGAGCTACAACACCCTCCAGTACTGTGACTTCCTGGGCTCTGTTTGTTCCATATGGGTCACATTTTTGTGCATGGCTCGTTTCAGGAATACAGTCAAATAT ACTCTGTTTCTTTTTGGGACTCTGCTGATCGCCATGTCACTGCAGCTGGACCGCAGAGGTCTGTGGAACCTGCTGGGTCCCATCCTCACCGCCATTCTCATCACGGCGGCTGTTTGG GTGCACCGAGGAGTGAAGCGTGGCCAGTGTTACCCTCCGTCCTGGCAGAGATGGGTCTTCTACTTTCTGCCCGGACTACTCTGTGCTGTCATCGGGATAAGTTTGTACGTTTTTGCAGAGACGGAGGACAACTACTTCTACACACATTCCATTTGGCACATCCTGGTGGCCTCCTGCGTTGTTTTCTTTCTACCTCCACGTGAAAGAACCGCCGTCAACTGGACCATGGGATGGTCCTCAGATTGGAATTGGACGTGTAGCTGGACTCCTCGCATTTGCGGTTACACATTGTGTAGCAAAGATGAGTGCCACACTGTCACATGA
- the pgap6 gene encoding post-GPI attachment to proteins factor 6 isoform X4, with the protein MYGSYGSVRLQRFHIPEDTAIACWFLTVTKGHGFHCREKNVTIYIRQGAPPVINPIGTEFPDVTLWNASRSFIVPVTSLSSASFNLSDPTPGDWFIVSHLPEDDGRIEQKGLPSCSYFLEPQLSIRRAVDTPIIQTGSKLRQTAARDKPTRLKLYVPQFSSSVSMIVDNCSSAEETVNCTLALSIGSNSLLYDAARVKCAGRRCSVFLNNPPWDTWLRVVVESIQDNQTVTFDIQSSYPVECKPESVGLAAGLPGLDINSNSSSASNSSVALESVLFSSQMGSLLLLPSACVWNIPVLYEETDIFSLRFSPVVGPNVSVRATQPTLLTYPLPAHATGGTLNLQLTLNTMNVTLENGSTVVACFTPESPVLQLNNSLRCRTGYGMNVSTGFPKSVIRLPFPLLATWYLTIQLMCDSDCGNVSVVSVNPEVFVTGCVEDCGTFGECRLFRSSNYLYAACVCKTGWRGWGCTDDSEALSLTRQVAATLLLTLSNLSFLPAIVFAVKRFYITEASVYLFTMFFSTFYHACDQPGIAALCIMSYNTLQYCDFLGSVCSIWVTFLCMARFRNTVKYTLFLFGTLLIAMSLQLDRRGLWNLLGPILTAILITAAVWVHRGVKRGQCYPPSWQRWVFYFLPGLLCAVIGISLYVFAETEDNYFYTHSIWHILVASCVVFFLPPRERTAVNWTMGWSSDWNWTCSWTPRICGYTLCSKDECHTVT; encoded by the exons ATGTATGGCTCGTATGGTAGCGTAAGGTTGCAAAGGTTTCACATACCAGAGGACACCGCCATAGCCTGCTGGTTCCTAACAGTAACCAAGGGCCACGGCTTTCACTGCAGAGAGAAGAATGTCACCAT CTATATTCGGCAGGGTGCACCTCCAGTAATAAACCCTATTGGCACTGAGTTTCCAGACGTGACACTGTGGAACGCCTCTCGCTCCTTCATTGTCCCAGTGACTTCGCTTAGCTCAGCAAGCTTTAACCTCTCTGATCCTACACCCGGGGACTGGTTTATTGTCAGCCACTTGCCTGAAGATGATGGGCGCATTGAACAGAAG ggctTGCCATCGTGTTCCTACTTTTTAGAGCCTCAGCTCTCCATCAGGAGGGCAGTTGACACACCCATTATACAGACGGGAAGTAAACTCAGACAGACGGCCGCCCGTGATAAACCCACACGCCTAAA GTTGTATGTCCCACAGTTTTCTTCATCTGTTTCCATGATTGTGGACAATTGTTCCTCAGCAGAGGAAACTGTAAATTGCACTCTGGCCCTCAGCATCGGCTCAAACTCTCTACTATATGATGCAGCAAGAGTGAAATGCGCTGGGCGTAGGTGTTCTGTGTTTCTCAATAACCCACCTTGGGACACCTGGTTACGTGTTGTCGTGGAGAGTATTCAAGACAACCAAACAGTGACTTTCGACATTCAATCAAGCTACCCAG TGGAGTGCAAGCCAGAAAGCGTAGGTCTTGCAGCCGGTCTTCCAGGTCTCGATATCAACAGCAACTCCTCATCGGCGAGCAACAGCTCCGTGGCTTTAGAGAGTGTTCTCTTCAGCAGTCAGATGGGATCGCTCCTTCTGTTGCCTTCTGCGTGTGTATGGAACATTCCGGTGCTCTATGAAGAGACGGATATTTTCTCACTCCGATTCTCTCCGGTGGTTGGACCCAACGTCAGCGTCAGAGCGACACAGCCCACACTGCTTACATACCCTCTGCCTGCGCATGCCACCGGCGGGACACTCAACCTGCAGCTCACACTCAACACT ATGAATGTAACACTGGAGAACGGCAGCACCGTGGTGGCCTGCTTCACTCCCGAATCACCAGTCCTTCAACTCAACAACTCGCTACGATGCCGCACAG GATACGGAATGAATGTGAGCACCGGTTTTCCCAAATCTGTCATCCGGCTCCCTTTTCCTCTGTTAGCAACATGGTACCTCACGATTCAACTCATGTGTGACAG TGACTGTGGCAATGTGTCTGTTGTGTCCGTGAACCCGGAGGTTTTTGTCACTGGCTGCGTGGAGGACTGTGGCACGTTTGGGGAATGTCGACTCTTCAGGTCTTCCAACTACTTGTATGCGGCCTGTGTGTGTAAGACTG gtTGGAGGGGTTGGGGCTGCACCGACGACTCAGAAGCTCTGTCGTTGACCCGCCAAGTGGCAGCCACTCTGCTGCTCACGCTCAGTAACCTCAGCTTCCTGCCAGCAATCGTGTTTGCCGTCAAACGCTTCTACATCACGGAGGCATCTGTTTACCTCTTCACTATGTTCTTCTCTACG TTCTACCATGCCTGTGACCAGCCCGGTATAGCCGCGTTGTGCATAATGAGCTACAACACCCTCCAGTACTGTGACTTCCTGGGCTCTGTTTGTTCCATATGGGTCACATTTTTGTGCATGGCTCGTTTCAGGAATACAGTCAAATAT ACTCTGTTTCTTTTTGGGACTCTGCTGATCGCCATGTCACTGCAGCTGGACCGCAGAGGTCTGTGGAACCTGCTGGGTCCCATCCTCACCGCCATTCTCATCACGGCGGCTGTTTGG GTGCACCGAGGAGTGAAGCGTGGCCAGTGTTACCCTCCGTCCTGGCAGAGATGGGTCTTCTACTTTCTGCCCGGACTACTCTGTGCTGTCATCGGGATAAGTTTGTACGTTTTTGCAGAGACGGAGGACAACTACTTCTACACACATTCCATTTGGCACATCCTGGTGGCCTCCTGCGTTGTTTTCTTTCTACCTCCACGTGAAAGAACCGCCGTCAACTGGACCATGGGATGGTCCTCAGATTGGAATTGGACGTGTAGCTGGACTCCTCGCATTTGCGGTTACACATTGTGTAGCAAAGATGAGTGCCACACTGTCACATGA
- the pgap6 gene encoding post-GPI attachment to proteins factor 6 isoform X1: MTSRIDILNQEVERRKERLPIDDVMYQTGNMAFYFVLFFVLTKAAFGNDEVTFVSELSSKPAQRLSMYGSYGSVRLQRFHIPEDTAIACWFLTVTKGHGFHCREKNVTIYIRQGAPPVINPIGTEFPDVTLWNASRSFIVPVTSLSSASFNLSDPTPGDWFIVSHLPEDDGRIEQKGLPSCSYFLEPQLSIRRAVDTPIIQTGSKLRQTAARDKPTRLKLYVPQFSSSVSMIVDNCSSAEETVNCTLALSIGSNSLLYDAARVKCAGRRCSVFLNNPPWDTWLRVVVESIQDNQTVTFDIQSSYPVECKPESVGLAAGLPGLDINSNSSSASNSSVALESVLFSSQMGSLLLLPSACVWNIPVLYEETDIFSLRFSPVVGPNVSVRATQPTLLTYPLPAHATGGTLNLQLTLNTMNVTLENGSTVVACFTPESPVLQLNNSLRCRTGTTHVLAFLPFCFIYNNTLICVSEGYGMNVSTGFPKSVIRLPFPLLATWYLTIQLMCDSDCGNVSVVSVNPEVFVTGCVEDCGTFGECRLFRSSNYLYAACVCKTGWRGWGCTDDSEALSLTRQVAATLLLTLSNLSFLPAIVFAVKRFYITEASVYLFTMFFSTFYHACDQPGIAALCIMSYNTLQYCDFLGSVCSIWVTFLCMARFRNTVKYTLFLFGTLLIAMSLQLDRRGLWNLLGPILTAILITAAVWVHRGVKRGQCYPPSWQRWVFYFLPGLLCAVIGISLYVFAETEDNYFYTHSIWHILVASCVVFFLPPRERTAVNWTMGWSSDWNWTCSWTPRICGYTLCSKDECHTVT; the protein is encoded by the exons ATGACGTCACGTATTGACATTCTGAACCAGGAAGTGGAGCGCAGGAAAGAGCGTTTACCAATCGACGATGTAATGTATCAGACGGGAAATATGGCATTTTATTTTGTCCTCTTCTTCGTCCTTACAAAGGCGGCATTTGGAAATG ATGAGGTGACATTCGTATCAGAGCTTTCGTCCAAACCAGCTCAGAGGTTGTCCATGTATGGCTCGTATGGTAGCGTAAGGTTGCAAAGGTTTCACATACCAGAGGACACCGCCATAGCCTGCTGGTTCCTAACAGTAACCAAGGGCCACGGCTTTCACTGCAGAGAGAAGAATGTCACCAT CTATATTCGGCAGGGTGCACCTCCAGTAATAAACCCTATTGGCACTGAGTTTCCAGACGTGACACTGTGGAACGCCTCTCGCTCCTTCATTGTCCCAGTGACTTCGCTTAGCTCAGCAAGCTTTAACCTCTCTGATCCTACACCCGGGGACTGGTTTATTGTCAGCCACTTGCCTGAAGATGATGGGCGCATTGAACAGAAG ggctTGCCATCGTGTTCCTACTTTTTAGAGCCTCAGCTCTCCATCAGGAGGGCAGTTGACACACCCATTATACAGACGGGAAGTAAACTCAGACAGACGGCCGCCCGTGATAAACCCACACGCCTAAA GTTGTATGTCCCACAGTTTTCTTCATCTGTTTCCATGATTGTGGACAATTGTTCCTCAGCAGAGGAAACTGTAAATTGCACTCTGGCCCTCAGCATCGGCTCAAACTCTCTACTATATGATGCAGCAAGAGTGAAATGCGCTGGGCGTAGGTGTTCTGTGTTTCTCAATAACCCACCTTGGGACACCTGGTTACGTGTTGTCGTGGAGAGTATTCAAGACAACCAAACAGTGACTTTCGACATTCAATCAAGCTACCCAG TGGAGTGCAAGCCAGAAAGCGTAGGTCTTGCAGCCGGTCTTCCAGGTCTCGATATCAACAGCAACTCCTCATCGGCGAGCAACAGCTCCGTGGCTTTAGAGAGTGTTCTCTTCAGCAGTCAGATGGGATCGCTCCTTCTGTTGCCTTCTGCGTGTGTATGGAACATTCCGGTGCTCTATGAAGAGACGGATATTTTCTCACTCCGATTCTCTCCGGTGGTTGGACCCAACGTCAGCGTCAGAGCGACACAGCCCACACTGCTTACATACCCTCTGCCTGCGCATGCCACCGGCGGGACACTCAACCTGCAGCTCACACTCAACACT ATGAATGTAACACTGGAGAACGGCAGCACCGTGGTGGCCTGCTTCACTCCCGAATCACCAGTCCTTCAACTCAACAACTCGCTACGATGCCGCACAGGTACCACCCACGTTCTAGCATTcttgccattttgttttatttacaataatACTCTAATTTGTGTTTCTGAAGGATACGGAATGAATGTGAGCACCGGTTTTCCCAAATCTGTCATCCGGCTCCCTTTTCCTCTGTTAGCAACATGGTACCTCACGATTCAACTCATGTGTGACAG TGACTGTGGCAATGTGTCTGTTGTGTCCGTGAACCCGGAGGTTTTTGTCACTGGCTGCGTGGAGGACTGTGGCACGTTTGGGGAATGTCGACTCTTCAGGTCTTCCAACTACTTGTATGCGGCCTGTGTGTGTAAGACTG gtTGGAGGGGTTGGGGCTGCACCGACGACTCAGAAGCTCTGTCGTTGACCCGCCAAGTGGCAGCCACTCTGCTGCTCACGCTCAGTAACCTCAGCTTCCTGCCAGCAATCGTGTTTGCCGTCAAACGCTTCTACATCACGGAGGCATCTGTTTACCTCTTCACTATGTTCTTCTCTACG TTCTACCATGCCTGTGACCAGCCCGGTATAGCCGCGTTGTGCATAATGAGCTACAACACCCTCCAGTACTGTGACTTCCTGGGCTCTGTTTGTTCCATATGGGTCACATTTTTGTGCATGGCTCGTTTCAGGAATACAGTCAAATAT ACTCTGTTTCTTTTTGGGACTCTGCTGATCGCCATGTCACTGCAGCTGGACCGCAGAGGTCTGTGGAACCTGCTGGGTCCCATCCTCACCGCCATTCTCATCACGGCGGCTGTTTGG GTGCACCGAGGAGTGAAGCGTGGCCAGTGTTACCCTCCGTCCTGGCAGAGATGGGTCTTCTACTTTCTGCCCGGACTACTCTGTGCTGTCATCGGGATAAGTTTGTACGTTTTTGCAGAGACGGAGGACAACTACTTCTACACACATTCCATTTGGCACATCCTGGTGGCCTCCTGCGTTGTTTTCTTTCTACCTCCACGTGAAAGAACCGCCGTCAACTGGACCATGGGATGGTCCTCAGATTGGAATTGGACGTGTAGCTGGACTCCTCGCATTTGCGGTTACACATTGTGTAGCAAAGATGAGTGCCACACTGTCACATGA
- the pgap6 gene encoding post-GPI attachment to proteins factor 6 isoform X3: protein MTSRIDILNQEVERRKERLPIDDVMYQTGNMAFYFVLFFVLTKAAFGNDEVTFVSELSSKPAQRLSMYGSYGSVRLQRFHIPEDTAIACWFLTVTKGHGFHCREKNVTIYIRQGAPPVINPIGTEFPDVTLWNASRSFIVPVTSLSSASFNLSDPTPGDWFIVSHLPEDDGRIEQKGLPSCSYFLEPQLSIRRAVDTPIIQTGSKLRQTAARDKPTRLNIGSNSLLYDAARVKCAGRRCSVFLNNPPWDTWLRVVVESIQDNQTVTFDIQSSYPVECKPESVGLAAGLPGLDINSNSSSASNSSVALESVLFSSQMGSLLLLPSACVWNIPVLYEETDIFSLRFSPVVGPNVSVRATQPTLLTYPLPAHATGGTLNLQLTLNTMNVTLENGSTVVACFTPESPVLQLNNSLRCRTGYGMNVSTGFPKSVIRLPFPLLATWYLTIQLMCDSDCGNVSVVSVNPEVFVTGCVEDCGTFGECRLFRSSNYLYAACVCKTGWRGWGCTDDSEALSLTRQVAATLLLTLSNLSFLPAIVFAVKRFYITEASVYLFTMFFSTFYHACDQPGIAALCIMSYNTLQYCDFLGSVCSIWVTFLCMARFRNTVKYTLFLFGTLLIAMSLQLDRRGLWNLLGPILTAILITAAVWVHRGVKRGQCYPPSWQRWVFYFLPGLLCAVIGISLYVFAETEDNYFYTHSIWHILVASCVVFFLPPRERTAVNWTMGWSSDWNWTCSWTPRICGYTLCSKDECHTVT, encoded by the exons ATGACGTCACGTATTGACATTCTGAACCAGGAAGTGGAGCGCAGGAAAGAGCGTTTACCAATCGACGATGTAATGTATCAGACGGGAAATATGGCATTTTATTTTGTCCTCTTCTTCGTCCTTACAAAGGCGGCATTTGGAAATG ATGAGGTGACATTCGTATCAGAGCTTTCGTCCAAACCAGCTCAGAGGTTGTCCATGTATGGCTCGTATGGTAGCGTAAGGTTGCAAAGGTTTCACATACCAGAGGACACCGCCATAGCCTGCTGGTTCCTAACAGTAACCAAGGGCCACGGCTTTCACTGCAGAGAGAAGAATGTCACCAT CTATATTCGGCAGGGTGCACCTCCAGTAATAAACCCTATTGGCACTGAGTTTCCAGACGTGACACTGTGGAACGCCTCTCGCTCCTTCATTGTCCCAGTGACTTCGCTTAGCTCAGCAAGCTTTAACCTCTCTGATCCTACACCCGGGGACTGGTTTATTGTCAGCCACTTGCCTGAAGATGATGGGCGCATTGAACAGAAG ggctTGCCATCGTGTTCCTACTTTTTAGAGCCTCAGCTCTCCATCAGGAGGGCAGTTGACACACCCATTATACAGACGGGAAGTAAACTCAGACAGACGGCCGCCCGTGATAAACCCACACGCCTAAA CATCGGCTCAAACTCTCTACTATATGATGCAGCAAGAGTGAAATGCGCTGGGCGTAGGTGTTCTGTGTTTCTCAATAACCCACCTTGGGACACCTGGTTACGTGTTGTCGTGGAGAGTATTCAAGACAACCAAACAGTGACTTTCGACATTCAATCAAGCTACCCAG TGGAGTGCAAGCCAGAAAGCGTAGGTCTTGCAGCCGGTCTTCCAGGTCTCGATATCAACAGCAACTCCTCATCGGCGAGCAACAGCTCCGTGGCTTTAGAGAGTGTTCTCTTCAGCAGTCAGATGGGATCGCTCCTTCTGTTGCCTTCTGCGTGTGTATGGAACATTCCGGTGCTCTATGAAGAGACGGATATTTTCTCACTCCGATTCTCTCCGGTGGTTGGACCCAACGTCAGCGTCAGAGCGACACAGCCCACACTGCTTACATACCCTCTGCCTGCGCATGCCACCGGCGGGACACTCAACCTGCAGCTCACACTCAACACT ATGAATGTAACACTGGAGAACGGCAGCACCGTGGTGGCCTGCTTCACTCCCGAATCACCAGTCCTTCAACTCAACAACTCGCTACGATGCCGCACAG GATACGGAATGAATGTGAGCACCGGTTTTCCCAAATCTGTCATCCGGCTCCCTTTTCCTCTGTTAGCAACATGGTACCTCACGATTCAACTCATGTGTGACAG TGACTGTGGCAATGTGTCTGTTGTGTCCGTGAACCCGGAGGTTTTTGTCACTGGCTGCGTGGAGGACTGTGGCACGTTTGGGGAATGTCGACTCTTCAGGTCTTCCAACTACTTGTATGCGGCCTGTGTGTGTAAGACTG gtTGGAGGGGTTGGGGCTGCACCGACGACTCAGAAGCTCTGTCGTTGACCCGCCAAGTGGCAGCCACTCTGCTGCTCACGCTCAGTAACCTCAGCTTCCTGCCAGCAATCGTGTTTGCCGTCAAACGCTTCTACATCACGGAGGCATCTGTTTACCTCTTCACTATGTTCTTCTCTACG TTCTACCATGCCTGTGACCAGCCCGGTATAGCCGCGTTGTGCATAATGAGCTACAACACCCTCCAGTACTGTGACTTCCTGGGCTCTGTTTGTTCCATATGGGTCACATTTTTGTGCATGGCTCGTTTCAGGAATACAGTCAAATAT ACTCTGTTTCTTTTTGGGACTCTGCTGATCGCCATGTCACTGCAGCTGGACCGCAGAGGTCTGTGGAACCTGCTGGGTCCCATCCTCACCGCCATTCTCATCACGGCGGCTGTTTGG GTGCACCGAGGAGTGAAGCGTGGCCAGTGTTACCCTCCGTCCTGGCAGAGATGGGTCTTCTACTTTCTGCCCGGACTACTCTGTGCTGTCATCGGGATAAGTTTGTACGTTTTTGCAGAGACGGAGGACAACTACTTCTACACACATTCCATTTGGCACATCCTGGTGGCCTCCTGCGTTGTTTTCTTTCTACCTCCACGTGAAAGAACCGCCGTCAACTGGACCATGGGATGGTCCTCAGATTGGAATTGGACGTGTAGCTGGACTCCTCGCATTTGCGGTTACACATTGTGTAGCAAAGATGAGTGCCACACTGTCACATGA